In Lagopus muta isolate bLagMut1 chromosome 6, bLagMut1 primary, whole genome shotgun sequence, one DNA window encodes the following:
- the DISP2 gene encoding protein dispatched homolog 2, whose translation MEAGPASPRREQRPEGTRRGRASASPREKRNAGPCQTCLAMPEIANTEPSYSGTSWERICPVHHCPIPASPRLGGDHLPSSSHTLGPISTQSNGQVPSSSQDTQQHHLYYSCNQQEPRGSYGLPLLPGHGERSTLCSHLSSSNPVPASHHEALETPWKRWSPGQRLSQPVQHHIVTVRHDKAFRMPKSYSQMIAEWPIAVLVLCAVTVVVCTLAGLLVGNLPDFSEPLMGFEPRDTDIGRKLIVWRNVESHTGHKKTFSLSPYAEKKSYDDIGTSRGQKAVQGGQEARTRRMVEQIYGVDGFFCGPPEKGYSKLVFMSTTAGSLWNLQAIQSMCQIEQDKIRSHVHFRDLCQRTEANECCPSWSLGNYIAVLYNRSSCLEITQGDISHTLALLRACAPDYHKGILTPSCIGPETMRQKHPQCAKVPEKCTRFNAIYQLLHFLVDRDFLSPQTIEYQVPSLKYSLLFLPTRKGASMMGIYLDNLESWDLFDNYTSITGMDLGLKQKLFQHYLLLDTKYPVLAILAIFLIISFYLRSVFITLMVLLTVVSSLMISYFLYKVAFRFTYFPFVNLTAVIILSSICANHTFIFFDLWNLSKSQNPSAGLSQRVSQTMHHFAYLMLASCFTTGAAFYASYISNIIAIRCFAVYMGTSVLVNLIFMMTWLPSSAVLYERYIATTCVHKPEDYWKNTGHKRVALSLHYVLRGLQKTLCETSKLLFEKLLPCGVIKFRYIWICWFAALAIGGAYISCSNPKLKLPTLESSSVQVFRLSHPFERYDSEYCHQFMFERLEHGEGQRMPVTIIWGILPVDNGDHFNPKSNGTLVADATFTIQSPDAQKWLFEFCKKVKNQTFYYLDTEQKSTVCFMEEFVRWMDSRQCSQRDNSFNLCCNQFSFPYGSEVFLHCIKMMLLEQGREEAETYDLGLRFDGEGNLAALVLQFQTVYHYSFNYSKAKHFYEEINLWVTEEMKTAPVGLQNGWFTSKLELYNLQHSLSTETIVVMGLSIAISFVVLLLTTWNVLLSVFSVTAIAGTVLVTVGLLVLLEWQLNAVESLFISAAVGLSVDFTVNYCISYHLCPHSDRLSRVAFSLKQMSCATAMAASALFSAGVIMLPATVLAYRKLGIFIMMIKCISCGFASFFFQSLCCFFGPEKNCGQILWPCAHTMKDYSDDSEPNGTYACGGNEKQNRLRKVQESNTANEQYELQPLSRKLSDSFDNSTSTSKLSNRPSVPSEDMQAEDNRCPRIGSHPPLERERQNLQENLGCDQSVLCQCPALQTSSPYKHSSSGAEIHRERLCRDCQCRKYSPKAWDSSELDYTQPAGVNEEGQLNKSQCSTDTAQQQSDYTSDNSHLPAADIYKIHRCLCSLGSSFDMLNISSETSISDFEQGLKLAESASSCPDVLELSDSYSQTERGYLNGKRDTLRLDLRETVFDISPAASQQNSSSWKNRFGLGSEGPVVLPNSQPDMPDVWIKRSSAQSSGYNS comes from the exons agaaaaaagaaatgcaggacCTTGCCAGACCTGTCTCGCCATGCCAGAGATTGCCAACACTGAGCCCAGCTACAGTGGTACTTCTTGGGAAAGAATCTGCCCGGTCCATCACTGCCCCATTCCTGCATCGCCCAGGCTGGGGGGAGACCACCTGCCCTCCTCCAGCCACACACTGGGGCCAATCTCCACCCAGTCCAATGGTCAGGTACCGTCGAGCTCCCAGGACACGCAACAGCATCACTTGTATTACTCCTGCAATCAGCAGGAGCCCCGAGGCAGCTATGGCCTGCCCCTGCTCCCTGGGCACGGTGAGAGGTCCACGTTGTGTTCTCACCTCTCCAGCAGCAATCCCGTCCCAGCTTCTCATCATGAGGCTTTGGAAACCCCTTGGAAACGGTGGTCCCCTGGGCAGCGACTCTCCCAACCGGTGCAGCACCACATTGTAACAGTCAG acATGACAAGGCTTTCAGGATGCCCAAAAG TTATTCTCAAATGATCGCAGAGTGGCCCATTGCTGTCCtggtgctgtgtgcagtgacAGTTGTGGTTTGTACTTTAGCTGGCCTGCTTGTTGGAAATTTGCCGGATTTTTCAGAACCCCTGATG GGTTTTGAGCCACGAGATACTGACATTGGCAGAAAGCTCATTGTATGGAGGAATGTAGAGAGCCATACGGGCCACAAGAAgaccttttccctttctccataTGCTGAGAAGAAAAG CTATGATGACATTGGCACTAGCAGAGGACAAAAGGCTGTTCAGGGAGGACAAGAAGCGAGGACACGGAGAATGGTGGAACAAATCTATGGAGTAGATGGTTTCTTTTGCGGCCCCCCAG agaagggCTATTCCAAGCTGGTATTTATGTCCACAACTGCTGGGAGCTTATGGAACTTGCAAGCTATTCAGTCCATGTGTCAAATTGAACAAGACAAG ATACGCTCACATGTGCATTTTAGAGACCTCTGCCAACGTACTGAAGCCAATGAATGTTGCCCAAGCTGGTCTCTGGGGAACTACATTGCTGTCCTGTACAACAGGTCTTCTTGTCTGGAGATAACTCAAGGAGACATTTCCCACACCCTGGCTCTCCTTCGTGCCTGCGCTCCAGACTACCACAAAGGTATCCTCACTCCATCATGCATAGGTCCTGAGACCATGAGACAGAAACACCCTCAGTGTGCCAAAGTCCCAGAAAAATGTACCCGCTTCAATGCTATTTACCAGCTTCTTCACTTCTTGGTTGACAGAGACTTTCTTAGTCCCCAGACAATTGAGTACCAAGTGCCATCTCTCAAGTACAGCCTACTCTTTTTGCCTACAAGGAAAGGTGCATCTATGATGGGGATCTACTTAGACAATCTTGAATCCTGGGATCTATTTGATAACTATACATCTATCACTGGAATGGACTTGGGCCTTAAACAGAAACTATTCCAGCACTATCTTTTACTGGATACTAAATATCCAGTTCTGGCAATATTAGCTATTTTTctaatcatttctttttatttacgCTCGGTCTTTATTACCTTGATGGTCCTGCTCACTGTCGTCAGCTCTTTGATGATCTCCTACTTCTTGTACAAGGTGGCCTTCAGATTCACCTACTTCCCTTTCGTAAACCTGACGGCTGTTATCATTCTCAGCAGCATTTGTGCCAACCACACCTTCATCTTCTTTGACCTCTGGAACCTGAGCAAGAGCCAGAACCCTTCTGCTGGGCTTTCACAGCGGGTGAGTCAAACCATGCATCATTTTGCATATCTCATGTTGGCATCCTGCTTCACAACGGGTGCTGCCTTCTATGCCAGCTACATTAGCAATATAATAGCCATCCGCTGCTTTGCTGTTTACATGGGCACCTCCGTCCTAGTGAATCTCATATTCATGATGACTTGGCTTCCGTCTTCGGCTGTGCTGTATGAGCGCTACATTGCGACAACCTGCGTTCACAAGCCAGAAGACTACTGGAAAAACACCGGCCACAAGAGAGTGGCTCTCTCCCTCCACTATGTTCTCAGGGGTCTCCAGAAGACATTGTGCGAAACCTCCAAGTTGttatttgaaaagcttttgCCTTGTGGGGTCATCAAGTTTCGGTACATCTGGATCTGCTGGTTTGCCGCTTTAGCAATCGGAGGTGCCTACATTTCCTGTTCCAACCCAAAACTCAAACTCCCGACTCTTGAGTCATCGTCTGTTCAGGTGTTCAGACTGAGCCACCCCTTTGAGAGGTACGACTCTGAGTACTGCCACCAGTTCATGTTTGAGAGGCTAGAGCATGGAGAAGGGCAGCGTATGCCAGTCACTATCATCTGGGGTATCCTGCCTGTGGATAATGGGGACCATTTCAATCCAAAAAGCAATGGCACCCTTGTGGCAGATGCCACCTTCACAATCCAAAGTCCTGATGCCCAGAAGTGGCTCTTTGAATTCTGTAAAAAGGTGAAGAACCAAACTTTCTATTACCTTGATACGGAGCAGAAATCTACTGTGTGTTTCATGGAGGAGTTTGTCAGGTGGATGGATAGTCGCCAGTGCTCCCAGAGAGACAATAGCTTCAACCTGTGCTGTAACCAGTTCTCTTTCCCTTATGGAAGCGAAGTCTTCCTACACTGCATAAAAATGATGCTCCTGGAACAAGGCAGGGAAGAGGCAGAAACATACGATCTGGGCCTCAGATTTGATGGAGAGGGAAATCTTGCTGCCTTAGTACTGCAATTTCAAACTGTTTATCACTACAGCTTCAATTACAGCAAAGCCAAACACTTCTATGAAGAAATCAACCTCTGggtaacagaagaaatgaaaactgccCCTGTGGGACTTCAGAATGGGTGGTTTACCAGTAAACTAGAGCTGTACAACCTCCAGCACAGTCTCAGCACAGAAACAATAGTGGTCATGGGGCTCTCTATTGCCATTTCttttgtggtgctgctgctcactaCCTGGAATGTTCTCCTTAGCGTTTTCTCTGTGACTGCCATTGCAGGCACTGTCCTGGTAACTGTTGGCCTTTTGGTCCTCTTGGAGTGGCAGCTCAACGCGGTGGAGTCTCtcttcatttcagctgcagtagGTCTCTCTGTTGACTTTACTGTCAACTACTGTATCTCCTACCATCTGTGCCCCCATTCGGACCGCCTGAGCCGAGTGGCCTTTTCCCTGAAGCAAATGAGCTGTGCCACTGCGATGGCAGCATCTGCTTTGTTCTCTGCAGGAGTCATTATGTTGCCCGCTACAGTTCTGGCCTATAGAAAGTTGGGGATATTTATAATGATGATCAAGTGTATCAGCTGTGGATTTGCCAGcttctttttccagtcactgtgCTGCTTCTTTGGCCCAGAGAAGAACTGCGGGCAGATTCTTTGGCCTTGTGCCCACACCATGAAAGATTATTCTGATGACTCTGAGCCAAATGGAACCTATGCCTGTGGGggaaatgagaagcaaaaccGATTGCGGAAGGTCCAGGAGTCCAACACTGCAAATGAGCAATATGAGCTCCAGCCTTTGTCCAGAAAACTGAGTGACAGTTTTGACAACAGCACATCCACAAGCAAGCTGTCCAACAGGCCATCAGTGCCCTCAGAAGACATGCAAGCTGAAGATAATAGGTGCCCAAGAATAGGATCACACCCTCCCCttgaaagagagagacagaatcTGCAAGAGAACCTTGGATGTGACCAGTCCGTCCTGTGCCAGTGTCCTGCCTTGCAAACCTCCTCTCCttacaaacacagcagctcaggagcAGAAATTCACAGGGAGAGATTATGCAGAGATTGTCAGTGTCGAAAATACAGCCCAAAAGCTTGGGATAGTTCTGAGCTGGACTATACTCAGCCAGCTGGTGTGAATGAAGAAGGGCAGCTCAATAAATCACAGTGCTCCACTGACACTGCCCAGCAGCAGTCAGATTATACCTCAGACAACAGccatcttcctgctgctgacaTCTACAAAATTCACAGATGCCTTTGTTCTCTTGGCAGCTCTTTTGACATGCTCAACATCTCCAGTGAGACATCGATTAGTGATTTTGAGCAAGGCCTAAAGCTTGCTGAATCAGCCAGTT